A genomic window from Streptomyces mirabilis includes:
- a CDS encoding DUF1232 domain-containing protein, with translation MDSTTWTVVLIVAILGAAALGVAIAVLVRLVRTRRDLRRAGLPTGSRWVFWGAVAYLLLPTDLLPDPIYLDDIGVLLLALRSLRPPEAIDARGSAERGNPRERTGR, from the coding sequence ATGGACTCCACGACATGGACGGTGGTCCTCATCGTCGCGATCCTGGGTGCCGCCGCGCTCGGGGTGGCGATCGCGGTCCTGGTACGGCTCGTGCGTACCCGCCGTGACCTCAGGCGCGCCGGGCTTCCGACCGGGTCCCGCTGGGTCTTCTGGGGTGCGGTCGCCTATCTCCTGCTGCCGACCGACCTGCTGCCCGACCCGATCTACCTGGACGACATCGGCGTACTCCTGCTCGCGCTGCGGTCGTTGCGCCCGCCCGAGGCGATCGACGCACGCGGTTCCGCGGAGCGCGGGAACCCTCGGGAGCGAACGGGACGTTGA
- a CDS encoding MBL fold metallo-hydrolase: MDTQRPRTEQTTEGAEKAAGARALDVRWIHGSPSAKHNTDPDIQVHAHDAHTVILRQNMAVDYEAPFLFLLFGETRAVLIDTGATASADWFPLRRVVDELMETWLTARPREGYELLVLHTHPHGDHVAGDGQFAGRPGTTVVDAALDKAWPFFGFDGDPEGVARVDLGDRVLECLATPGHHAAAVTYFDPWTGFLLTGDTVYPGRLYVEDWAAFTRTVDRLIDFCAERPVTHVLGCHIEMSRQPGVDYPVRTTYQPDEPPLQMTTGQLHDIRAAIDTVGDRPGRHVFDDFVLCRRDVPEGR; this comes from the coding sequence GTGGACACCCAGAGGCCGAGGACCGAACAGACCACTGAGGGAGCGGAGAAGGCCGCGGGCGCGCGGGCGCTGGACGTGCGGTGGATCCACGGATCGCCGTCGGCCAAGCACAACACCGATCCCGACATCCAGGTCCACGCCCACGACGCGCACACGGTGATCCTGCGGCAGAACATGGCCGTCGACTACGAGGCGCCGTTCCTTTTCCTGCTGTTCGGGGAGACACGGGCCGTGCTGATCGACACCGGTGCCACGGCCTCGGCCGACTGGTTCCCCCTGCGCCGGGTGGTGGACGAGCTGATGGAGACCTGGCTGACCGCCCGTCCCCGGGAGGGCTACGAGCTGTTGGTGCTGCACACCCACCCGCACGGCGACCATGTCGCGGGGGACGGACAGTTCGCCGGCCGTCCCGGCACCACGGTCGTCGACGCGGCCCTCGACAAGGCCTGGCCGTTCTTCGGCTTCGACGGCGACCCCGAAGGAGTCGCCCGCGTCGATCTCGGGGACCGGGTCCTGGAATGCCTGGCCACGCCGGGCCACCACGCGGCCGCGGTGACGTACTTCGACCCCTGGACCGGCTTCCTCCTCACCGGTGACACGGTCTATCCCGGCCGTCTGTACGTCGAGGACTGGGCCGCGTTCACCCGCACCGTCGACCGCCTGATCGACTTCTGTGCCGAACGGCCGGTGACGCACGTGCTCGGCTGCCACATCGAGATGTCCCGGCAACCGGGTGTGGACTATCCGGTCCGCACCACCTACCAGCCCGACGAGCCGCCCCTGCAGATGACGACGGGCCAACTGCACGACATCCGTGCGGCGATCGACACCGTCGGCGACCGCCCCGGACGGCACGTCTTCGACGACTTCGTTCTCTGCCGCCGTGACGTTCCCGAGGGCCGGTAA
- a CDS encoding serine hydrolase domain-containing protein, translated as MVSGTVGRGTALGAVLLALLAVPAQAGTARAADLPAPDDAGLQAVLHTALSQGAPGAMVRVDDNGTVHQLSEGVADRATGRAITTTDRFRVGSVTKSFSAVVLLQLVDEGKLDLDASVNTYLPGLLPDDRITVRQVMSHRSGLYDYTNDMFAQTVPGFESVRNKVFSYQDLITLSLKHGVTNAPGAAYSYSNTNFVVAGMLIEKLTAHSVVTEYQNRIFTPLNLTDTFYVHPDTVIPGTHANGYLTPDEAGGALVDSTEQTVSWAQSAGAIISSTQDLDTFFSALMSGQLMSAAQLAQMQQWTTVNSTQGYGLGLRRRDLSCGISVYGHTGTVQGYYTYAFASKDGKRSVTALANTSNNVNVLNTMARTLESAFCGKPTTAKLRSATSSATTVERHEDIAPGIARD; from the coding sequence ATGGTCTCAGGAACGGTGGGCAGAGGTACGGCGCTGGGCGCGGTGCTGTTGGCCCTCCTCGCAGTCCCCGCACAGGCCGGCACCGCCCGGGCCGCGGATCTGCCGGCACCCGACGACGCCGGTCTACAGGCGGTGCTGCACACGGCCCTTTCCCAGGGAGCCCCCGGTGCGATGGTGCGGGTCGACGACAACGGCACGGTCCACCAGTTGTCGGAGGGAGTCGCCGACCGGGCCACCGGGCGTGCGATCACCACGACCGACCGGTTCCGCGTCGGCAGCGTCACCAAGAGCTTCTCCGCCGTGGTCCTGCTGCAACTGGTGGACGAGGGCAAGCTCGACCTGGACGCTTCGGTGAACACCTACCTGCCCGGGCTGCTGCCCGACGACCGGATCACCGTGCGGCAGGTGATGAGCCACCGCAGTGGGCTGTACGACTACACCAACGACATGTTCGCGCAGACGGTCCCGGGCTTCGAGTCCGTCCGCAACAAGGTCTTCAGCTACCAGGACCTGATCACCCTGTCCCTCAAGCACGGGGTCACCAACGCACCGGGCGCGGCCTATTCATACTCCAACACGAACTTCGTCGTCGCGGGCATGCTCATCGAGAAGCTCACCGCCCACTCCGTGGTCACGGAGTACCAGAACCGCATCTTCACGCCGCTGAACCTGACCGACACCTTCTACGTGCACCCCGACACCGTCATCCCGGGCACCCACGCCAACGGCTACCTCACGCCGGACGAGGCCGGTGGGGCCCTGGTCGACTCCACCGAGCAGACGGTGTCCTGGGCGCAGAGCGCGGGCGCGATCATCTCCAGCACACAGGACCTGGACACGTTCTTCTCCGCGCTGATGAGCGGACAACTCATGTCCGCCGCGCAGCTCGCGCAGATGCAGCAGTGGACGACGGTCAACAGCACCCAGGGGTACGGCCTCGGCCTGCGCCGCCGTGACCTGTCCTGCGGCATCTCGGTGTACGGCCACACGGGCACCGTGCAGGGCTACTACACGTACGCCTTCGCCTCGAAGGACGGCAAGCGCAGCGTCACCGCGCTCGCCAACACCTCGAACAACGTGAACGTGCTGAACACGATGGCCCGCACGCTGGAATCCGCGTTCTGCGGCAAGCCGACGACCGCGAAGCTGCGCAGCGCGACCTCCTCGGCGACCACCGTGGAGCGCCACGAGGACATCGCGCCGGGTATCGCCCGCGACTGA
- a CDS encoding nucleoside/nucleotide kinase family protein — protein MTFDDLVERAAALVRPDRRAILGIAGSPGAGKTTLAERLVRELNGDAPGRVAHVPMDGFHLADVELDRLGRRDRKGAPDTFDAAGYAALLGRLRDEEEDDIVYAPGFERTLEQPVAGAVPVFRSARLIITEGNYLLLRDGAWARVRSRLDEVWFCDLDEEERVRRLVARHEEFGKDHDTAVAWVLGTDQHNADLVAATRDRADLVVGREVTAAAAPARVPLGHHPRDSRSAR, from the coding sequence ATGACCTTCGACGACCTCGTGGAGCGGGCCGCGGCGCTGGTGCGCCCCGATCGGCGTGCGATTCTCGGGATCGCGGGAAGCCCTGGCGCGGGCAAGACGACGCTGGCCGAGCGCCTGGTCAGGGAGCTGAACGGCGACGCGCCCGGCCGGGTCGCGCATGTGCCGATGGACGGGTTCCATCTCGCGGACGTCGAGCTGGACCGGCTGGGCCGCCGGGACCGCAAGGGCGCTCCGGACACCTTCGACGCGGCGGGGTATGCGGCGTTGTTGGGCAGGCTGCGTGACGAGGAGGAGGACGACATCGTCTACGCGCCGGGCTTCGAGCGGACCTTGGAGCAGCCGGTCGCGGGCGCCGTCCCGGTCTTCCGCAGCGCCCGCCTGATCATCACCGAGGGCAACTACCTCCTGCTGCGGGACGGGGCGTGGGCGCGCGTACGGTCACGGCTGGACGAGGTGTGGTTCTGCGATCTCGACGAGGAGGAGCGCGTACGTCGTCTCGTCGCCCGCCACGAGGAGTTCGGCAAGGACCACGACACGGCGGTGGCCTGGGTGCTCGGCACGGACCAGCACAACGCCGACCTGGTCGCCGCGACACGGGACCGTGCCGACCTGGTGGTCGGCAGGGAGGTCACCGCCGCCGCAGCTCCAGCGCGGGTTCCCCTCGGTCATCACCCGCGGGATTCCCGATCAGCGCGGTGA
- a CDS encoding extracellular solute-binding protein, with the protein MTSVGVRRSRRLGRGGIRRLVPLAAVATAGALLLSACGSGSGSGGTSKSLTFWISTVPGQDAGWKKLVAQYKKDTGVDVKLVNIPYDGYPTKLHNAAQANSLPDVADVPALDPIWSSKLIDLSSIAKNKTNNINANFLAKDSSGKVLSIPSDVTASGLFINESLFKKAGVAVPTSPQNTWTWTDFIKAANKVREKTGAKYSLTFDQSPSRLRAMVYEMAGQYVHADSSGKFSVDAATKKAVKYFVGLNDDKTMPKSVWTSGADPSAMFQSGDVVAYWSGVWQVPAFATSIKKFDWASVPTPAEPVQASDVNSGGMMVGFNNNGAAATAAQKFLSWVYEPDHYRELCEASGFLPVESGLNPKYPFTSEAAQAAFKLYNEEIPLYAPISGYFNGAQTNWVLKGKSLTTDPTKTELGKAINGQQSVDKALENIVAGYNQQVGGGS; encoded by the coding sequence ATGACCAGTGTGGGTGTGCGGCGCTCTCGCCGACTCGGCCGCGGCGGCATACGCCGTCTGGTACCTCTCGCTGCCGTGGCCACGGCAGGAGCCCTGCTGCTCTCGGCCTGCGGGTCGGGATCCGGCTCCGGCGGGACCTCCAAGTCGCTGACGTTCTGGATCTCCACGGTTCCGGGGCAGGACGCGGGCTGGAAGAAGCTGGTGGCGCAGTACAAGAAGGACACCGGCGTCGACGTCAAGCTCGTCAACATCCCCTACGACGGCTACCCGACGAAGCTGCACAACGCCGCGCAGGCGAACTCCCTGCCCGACGTGGCGGACGTGCCGGCCCTTGACCCGATCTGGTCGAGCAAGCTGATCGACCTCAGCTCCATCGCCAAGAACAAGACGAACAACATCAACGCCAACTTCCTCGCCAAGGACTCGTCCGGGAAGGTGCTGTCCATCCCCTCGGACGTCACCGCGTCCGGCCTGTTCATCAACGAGTCGCTGTTCAAGAAGGCCGGCGTCGCCGTCCCGACCTCGCCCCAGAACACCTGGACCTGGACCGACTTCATCAAGGCGGCGAACAAGGTCCGGGAGAAGACCGGCGCCAAGTACTCCCTCACGTTCGACCAGTCGCCGTCCCGGCTGCGCGCCATGGTGTACGAGATGGCCGGGCAGTACGTCCACGCGGACTCCTCCGGCAAGTTCTCGGTGGACGCCGCGACCAAGAAGGCCGTGAAGTACTTCGTCGGACTCAACGACGACAAGACCATGCCGAAGTCGGTGTGGACCAGCGGCGCCGACCCGTCGGCCATGTTCCAGAGCGGTGACGTGGTCGCCTACTGGTCCGGCGTGTGGCAGGTGCCCGCCTTCGCGACGAGCATCAAGAAGTTCGACTGGGCGAGCGTCCCGACTCCCGCCGAGCCGGTGCAGGCCAGCGACGTCAACAGCGGCGGCATGATGGTGGGCTTCAACAACAACGGCGCCGCGGCCACCGCCGCGCAGAAGTTCCTGTCCTGGGTGTACGAGCCGGACCACTACCGCGAGCTGTGCGAGGCGTCCGGGTTCCTGCCCGTCGAGAGCGGTCTGAACCCGAAGTACCCCTTCACCTCCGAGGCAGCGCAGGCGGCGTTCAAGCTGTACAACGAGGAGATCCCGCTCTACGCCCCGATCTCGGGTTACTTCAACGGTGCGCAGACCAACTGGGTGCTGAAGGGCAAGAGCCTCACCACCGACCCGACCAAGACAGAGCTCGGCAAGGCGATCAACGGCCAGCAGTCGGTCGACAAGGCCCTGGAGAACATCGTGGCCGGCTACAACCAGCAGGTCGGCGGCGGATCGTAG
- a CDS encoding ROK family transcriptional regulator has product MTEAPRLTESASAVFAVLAQAGSATRPQLASLAGLSKPTVSAAVAELESARLATHSGTASSGTGRSAAVYGLGPASGSVLAVDLGPARTRVRGCALDGTLLAEAATPRARAADAVREALAALPAGAPLRAIVVAVGDVTEADRAGTGMRPATAKAGPVFDAVSVALPPGVPVHLENNVNCAALAELQEGAARGRRTFGYLRIGVGIGLGIVIGGQVLRGANGAAGELARLPYPWDDDREPRQEALEAYVGSHALLRRAARAWRAGDGPRPRTAERLFALAAAGREPARGLVARHAADVGRLAAAVTAVLDPGLIVLGGSTGADPQLLPGVRAELGRLSWPTEVVSSQIGDLGTVVGAARLAVAKGVQNVTEGAQAKD; this is encoded by the coding sequence GTGACTGAAGCCCCCCGCCTCACCGAGAGCGCCAGCGCGGTGTTCGCCGTCCTGGCCCAGGCCGGCAGCGCCACCCGGCCGCAGCTGGCGAGCCTCGCGGGGCTGTCCAAGCCGACGGTCTCCGCCGCCGTCGCGGAACTGGAGAGCGCCCGGCTGGCCACCCACTCCGGCACCGCGTCCAGCGGCACCGGCCGCTCCGCGGCCGTTTACGGCCTGGGGCCCGCCTCCGGCTCGGTCCTCGCCGTCGACCTGGGCCCGGCCCGCACCCGGGTGCGCGGCTGTGCCCTGGACGGCACCCTGCTCGCCGAGGCGGCCACCCCGCGGGCCCGGGCCGCCGACGCCGTCCGCGAGGCGCTGGCCGCGCTGCCCGCCGGTGCCCCGCTGCGGGCCATCGTGGTCGCCGTCGGTGATGTCACCGAAGCCGACCGTGCGGGCACCGGCATGCGCCCGGCGACCGCCAAGGCCGGGCCCGTCTTCGACGCCGTGTCCGTCGCGCTGCCGCCGGGCGTGCCCGTCCACCTGGAGAACAACGTCAACTGCGCGGCCCTCGCCGAACTGCAGGAGGGCGCCGCGCGGGGCCGTCGTACCTTCGGCTATCTGCGGATCGGCGTCGGTATCGGTCTCGGCATCGTCATCGGCGGCCAGGTGCTGCGCGGGGCCAACGGCGCGGCCGGTGAGCTGGCCCGGCTGCCGTATCCCTGGGACGACGACCGGGAGCCGCGTCAGGAGGCTCTGGAGGCCTATGTCGGCTCGCACGCCCTGCTCCGCCGGGCCGCCCGGGCCTGGCGGGCCGGTGACGGCCCGCGCCCCCGTACTGCCGAGCGGCTTTTCGCGCTGGCCGCCGCGGGCCGGGAACCCGCCCGCGGGCTCGTCGCCCGGCACGCCGCCGACGTGGGCCGGCTGGCCGCCGCCGTGACCGCCGTACTGGACCCTGGGCTGATCGTGCTGGGCGGCAGCACGGGCGCCGATCCGCAGCTCCTGCCGGGGGTGCGGGCCGAACTGGGCCGGCTCAGCTGGCCCACCGAGGTGGTCAGCAGCCAGATCGGGGATCTCGGTACCGTCGTGGGTGCCGCCCGGCTCGCCGTGGCCAAGGGAGTCCAAAACGTGACCGAAGGCGCGCAGGCGAAGGATTGA
- a CDS encoding CAP domain-containing protein: MSELVPGGNVPLPGGTLTIRVPGPFDVSALITDDGGKVRGDADFVFYNQPTAPGAGLTGEHLTIDPPRLRPGASRVTVVVSPADPGTPLGRLPAPTLHVSGPGGHTLARFTPPRPQRETVLLLAEIYRRGTAWKLRALGQGYADGLAGIARDFGVEVTEDATGDDPTPVAAADPDGFLDLVNSVRGAAGSPPVSLDARLATAARAHASDMAARGLLSSESARGISVYQRITSAGYAYLTVGEHLVSGPRTPGEFVEYCLTTEQSRETLYNPAYSQAGLAYVPGRRSGDMYWTALWARPFSHGGLRQTAGEVVALTNAERVAEGLAPLAVDALLTTAAQAHSDDMVARAFYSHTSPDGSQPWDRAAAAGSERRTIGENIACGQRSPAEVVRGWMNSPGHRANILKPDFTHIGIGFTGGGAAGTYWTQLFGC; encoded by the coding sequence ATGAGCGAGTTGGTTCCCGGGGGCAATGTGCCCCTGCCGGGCGGCACCCTGACGATCCGGGTGCCGGGTCCCTTCGACGTCTCCGCACTCATCACCGACGACGGCGGCAAGGTGCGCGGCGACGCCGACTTCGTGTTCTACAACCAGCCGACGGCGCCGGGCGCCGGGCTCACCGGGGAGCACCTCACCATCGATCCGCCACGTCTGCGGCCCGGCGCGAGCCGCGTCACCGTGGTCGTCAGTCCGGCCGATCCCGGTACGCCGCTTGGCCGGCTGCCCGCTCCCACCCTGCACGTCAGCGGTCCGGGCGGTCACACCCTCGCCCGGTTCACACCCCCGCGCCCCCAGCGGGAGACCGTGCTGCTGCTCGCCGAGATCTACCGACGCGGCACGGCGTGGAAGCTGCGCGCGCTGGGCCAGGGATACGCGGACGGACTGGCCGGCATCGCACGGGACTTCGGAGTCGAGGTAACCGAGGATGCCACCGGGGACGATCCGACACCGGTGGCGGCTGCCGACCCGGACGGCTTCCTCGACCTGGTCAACTCGGTGCGCGGCGCGGCCGGTTCCCCGCCCGTCTCCCTCGACGCGCGGCTCGCGACCGCGGCCCGGGCCCACGCCTCCGACATGGCGGCACGCGGACTCCTCAGCTCCGAGAGCGCCCGGGGGATCTCCGTCTACCAGCGCATCACATCCGCCGGATACGCGTATCTGACCGTCGGCGAGCACCTCGTCTCCGGCCCTCGCACCCCGGGCGAGTTCGTGGAGTACTGCCTCACCACCGAGCAGTCCCGCGAGACGCTGTACAACCCGGCGTACAGCCAGGCGGGGCTGGCATACGTCCCCGGCCGACGCTCCGGCGACATGTACTGGACGGCGCTGTGGGCCAGGCCCTTCAGCCACGGCGGGCTGCGGCAGACGGCGGGTGAGGTGGTCGCGCTGACCAATGCCGAGCGGGTCGCGGAGGGACTGGCGCCGCTCGCCGTCGACGCCCTGCTCACCACCGCGGCCCAGGCGCACAGCGACGACATGGTCGCCCGTGCCTTCTACTCCCACACCTCCCCCGACGGCAGCCAGCCGTGGGACCGGGCCGCCGCCGCGGGCTCCGAGCGCCGCACCATCGGGGAGAACATCGCCTGCGGCCAGCGCTCCCCCGCCGAGGTCGTCCGCGGCTGGATGAACAGCCCGGGCCACCGCGCCAACATCCTCAAGCCCGATTTCACCCACATAGGCATTGGCTTCACGGGCGGCGGCGCGGCGGGCACGTACTGGACGCAGCTTTTCGGCTGCTGA
- a CDS encoding carbohydrate ABC transporter permease has protein sequence MTTTDMPRKADAGPGRSVSKKRPRGASSGGLRRAVPATTLLWILACLYGLPVLWFILSSFKPAGDLFSYPLTLVPHHPTLSGYLTAWRSANFSQYFINTTLVCVITTILTVGASCCTGYALAKYDNKWLKAFFICILATTMLPGEVMLAPEFLVVRNLGLYNSFAGIILPAVLTATGCFMFRQFFLTVPDELVEAARIDGARELSIFLRIMVPLSRPIMLTLAILSFQWRWNDYIWPLLMLNDPNKFTVQIGIQSIVGAQNINWSVLLGASVISMIPLIVIFLVFQRYVMGADINAGLKD, from the coding sequence ATGACAACCACAGACATGCCACGCAAGGCCGACGCCGGTCCCGGACGGTCCGTCTCCAAAAAGCGGCCCCGCGGTGCGAGCAGCGGCGGGCTCCGGCGGGCGGTACCCGCGACGACACTGCTGTGGATCCTGGCGTGCCTCTACGGGTTGCCGGTGCTGTGGTTCATCCTCAGCTCCTTCAAACCCGCCGGGGATCTGTTCTCCTATCCGCTGACGCTGGTTCCGCACCACCCCACCCTGTCGGGTTACCTGACGGCGTGGCGCAGTGCCAACTTCTCGCAGTACTTCATCAACACGACCCTCGTGTGTGTGATCACGACGATCCTCACGGTGGGAGCCAGCTGCTGCACCGGGTACGCGCTGGCCAAGTACGACAACAAATGGCTCAAGGCGTTCTTCATCTGCATCCTGGCCACCACGATGCTGCCGGGCGAGGTCATGCTCGCCCCCGAGTTCCTGGTGGTCCGCAACCTCGGCCTCTACAACTCGTTCGCCGGCATCATCCTCCCGGCCGTGCTCACCGCGACCGGATGCTTCATGTTCCGCCAGTTCTTCCTGACGGTTCCCGACGAACTCGTGGAAGCCGCACGCATCGACGGCGCCCGCGAACTGTCGATCTTCCTGCGGATCATGGTGCCGCTCTCCCGGCCCATCATGCTGACCCTCGCCATCCTGTCCTTCCAGTGGCGGTGGAACGACTACATCTGGCCGCTTCTGATGCTGAACGACCCCAACAAGTTCACCGTGCAGATCGGCATCCAGAGCATCGTCGGCGCGCAGAACATCAACTGGTCGGTCCTGCTCGGCGCATCGGTCATCTCCATGATCCCGCTGATCGTCATCTTCCTGGTCTTCCAGCGCTACGTCATGGGCGCCGACATCAACGCCGGACTGAAGGACTGA
- a CDS encoding VOC family protein — MAARIDLTLDCADAKLLAEFWKTALGYIDEPPPAPFTTREEWLAQFDLPEDDSADDGAWLCDPDGVGPRLSILKVPEPKAAKNRLHIDVRVPGHGGPEERWARIRAESERLVKAGGSVLEEFDGHHVVMADPEGNEFCVAAGSA; from the coding sequence ATGGCAGCCAGAATCGATCTGACCCTTGACTGCGCGGACGCGAAACTCCTCGCCGAGTTCTGGAAGACGGCGCTCGGGTACATCGACGAGCCTCCGCCCGCTCCCTTCACCACCCGCGAGGAGTGGCTCGCGCAGTTCGACCTTCCGGAGGACGACTCCGCGGACGACGGCGCGTGGCTCTGCGATCCCGACGGCGTCGGCCCCCGCCTGTCCATCCTCAAGGTTCCCGAGCCGAAGGCGGCGAAGAACCGCCTCCACATCGACGTCCGCGTGCCGGGACACGGCGGTCCCGAAGAGCGGTGGGCGCGGATCAGGGCAGAGTCCGAGCGGCTCGTGAAGGCGGGCGGCTCCGTCCTGGAGGAGTTCGACGGGCACCACGTGGTGATGGCCGACCCGGAGGGCAACGAGTTCTGCGTCGCCGCCGGCTCGGCCTGA
- a CDS encoding MurR/RpiR family transcriptional regulator: MPSPQQARAQASAITSGKTAPEVGAAPTSQLRELFDGPRLSPGQRRIAQYLIEHITEAAFLSITDLAERVGVSQPSVTRFAAAVGFSGYPALREKLQAIALSTLSSTPGAPAEDHGNELQLAVDAEIENLENLRRDFADPDQVIAIGRALSRSTPLTVLGLRISVSLAEYFAYAARRIHPDVRLVTRGGSVAYDALLQSREAGGTWLLAFGMPRHAQETLTAVRVARSAGLKVALITDLALGPLADEADATFTVGTGARLVFDSYAAPVMMSAALLQAMSDADPERTQARLEEYEQIAEQHQFFLKD; the protein is encoded by the coding sequence GTGCCATCGCCGCAGCAGGCACGCGCTCAGGCGTCTGCGATCACCTCGGGGAAGACGGCTCCGGAGGTGGGCGCGGCACCCACGTCCCAGCTCAGGGAGTTGTTCGACGGCCCCCGGCTCTCGCCAGGACAGCGCCGTATCGCCCAGTACCTGATCGAGCACATCACCGAGGCGGCGTTCCTGTCGATCACCGATCTCGCCGAGCGCGTAGGGGTCAGCCAGCCTTCGGTGACCCGCTTCGCCGCGGCGGTCGGCTTCAGCGGCTACCCCGCACTGCGGGAGAAACTGCAGGCCATCGCGCTCAGCACACTCTCCAGCACCCCGGGCGCGCCCGCGGAGGACCACGGCAACGAGCTGCAGTTGGCGGTGGACGCCGAGATCGAGAACCTGGAGAACCTGCGCCGCGACTTCGCCGATCCGGACCAGGTGATCGCCATCGGCCGCGCGCTGTCGCGGTCGACCCCGCTCACCGTTCTCGGCCTGCGCATCTCGGTGTCGCTGGCCGAGTACTTCGCCTACGCCGCCCGCCGCATCCACCCCGATGTGCGACTGGTGACGCGCGGCGGGAGCGTCGCCTACGACGCGCTGCTCCAGTCGCGCGAGGCGGGCGGCACCTGGCTGCTCGCCTTCGGAATGCCCCGGCACGCCCAGGAGACGCTGACCGCGGTGCGGGTCGCGCGCAGCGCGGGGCTGAAGGTCGCCCTGATCACCGACCTGGCGCTCGGACCGCTCGCGGACGAGGCGGACGCCACCTTCACCGTAGGCACCGGGGCCCGCCTCGTCTTCGACTCCTACGCCGCGCCCGTCATGATGTCGGCGGCGCTCCTCCAGGCCATGTCCGACGCCGATCCGGAGCGGACGCAGGCCCGGCTGGAGGAGTACGAGCAGATCGCGGAGCAGCACCAGTTCTTCCTCAAGGACTGA
- a CDS encoding sugar ABC transporter permease yields the protein MTKRAADVSVSPPRRRRSTYTLAPLVLIAANVVLFALFFVWPAVIGLVYSFTNYTGVGAFQFVGMDNYHNLFGDSAFYDALTRTLLYTVLFVPLNFALSLLIANVLVSKHAKGASVARVVFFIPWLLSPIVVGVLWRWLFGENFGLVNYVVEKFGGSAVPWQSNADLSLVVVVVAASWAWTGFSMLLFIAAIKNVPVSYYEAASLDGAGPWRQFISITLPSIAPTSFIVILLNTINAMKEYPLFVSLNNGGPGTSNNLLVQYIYQTGFQRGQIGYASAASFVLMLILMAVAIIQLVVNRRVENR from the coding sequence ATGACAAAACGCGCCGCGGACGTGTCCGTGAGCCCGCCCAGGCGACGACGCAGCACCTACACCCTCGCGCCGCTCGTCCTCATCGCGGCCAATGTCGTGCTCTTCGCGCTGTTCTTCGTGTGGCCGGCGGTGATCGGGCTCGTCTACTCCTTCACGAACTACACGGGCGTGGGGGCGTTCCAGTTCGTCGGAATGGACAACTACCACAACCTGTTCGGGGACTCCGCCTTCTACGACGCGCTGACCCGGACATTGTTGTACACCGTCCTCTTCGTTCCGCTGAACTTCGCGCTGTCGCTGCTCATCGCCAACGTGCTGGTGAGCAAGCACGCCAAGGGTGCGTCGGTGGCCCGCGTCGTCTTCTTCATCCCGTGGCTGCTGTCGCCCATCGTCGTGGGTGTCCTGTGGCGATGGCTGTTCGGTGAGAACTTCGGACTGGTCAACTACGTCGTCGAGAAGTTCGGCGGGTCCGCCGTTCCGTGGCAGTCGAACGCGGACCTGTCGCTGGTGGTGGTAGTGGTGGCGGCGTCCTGGGCCTGGACGGGCTTCTCGATGCTGCTGTTCATCGCGGCGATCAAGAACGTACCGGTGTCGTACTACGAGGCGGCCTCGCTCGACGGCGCCGGTCCATGGCGCCAGTTCATCAGCATCACGCTGCCGAGCATCGCGCCCACCTCGTTCATCGTGATCCTGCTCAACACGATCAACGCGATGAAGGAATACCCGCTGTTCGTCTCCCTCAACAACGGCGGACCCGGAACGTCGAACAACCTGCTTGTTCAGTACATCTATCAGACCGGCTTCCAACGGGGCCAGATCGGCTACGCGAGCGCCGCGTCGTTCGTGCTCATGCTCATCCTGATGGCCGTCGCGATCATCCAGCTGGTCGTCAACCGGCGGGTGGAGAACCGATGA